The Lasioglossum baleicum chromosome 12, iyLasBale1, whole genome shotgun sequence genome segment tagttgcataaaagagagcTCTGCTGTCTTCGCATTTCACTAGCAATGTTTTGTAAAGGATTTTCTACCTTTGACGAATGACGATATCACATTGTAATTTGATTCTTCTGTTTTAGTCAGCAACTCTGAAGCCTTATTTGACAGCAGTGAGGAGGACGCTCACTGCTGCCATGTGTCTGGAGAACTTTTCATCCCAGATTGTCGAGAAGCACAATAAGCCCGAGGTGGAGGTAAGAGCCAGCAGGGAGCTCCTGATGACTCCGATACTGATCAGTAGAAATGATAAAGAAAAGGTGCTGATAGAATCCAGTATAAATAGTATGAGAATAAGTATCGCAGTGAAACAAGCCGATGACTTGGAGAAAATACTGTGTCATAACTTCACCAGATTCATGACAATGAGAGCAGAACACTTTGTCATTCTCAGGAGGAAGCCTGTGGAGGTAAATCTGCACATTCATGGCTGAACTAAAACGGTATAATTGGACTATGTTTACGACATTGAATGGCTTTTTGCAGGGCTATGACATTAGTTTTTTAATCACAAATATGCATGTAGAACAAATGTACAAACACAAGATCGTGGATTTTGTAATCCATTTCATGGAAGAGATCGATAGAGAGATCAGCGAGATGAAGCTGTCTATGAATGCAAGAGCTCGCATTTGCGcggaagaatttttaaaaagggTAATTGTAGCTTTTACATTGACCTAATGTATCGGTTTAATTAATTGACCGATGATTGTGATTTCAGTTTTAATTCCTGGGACACA includes the following:
- the Arpc4 gene encoding actin-related protein 2/3 complex, subunit 4 gives rise to the protein MSATLKPYLTAVRRTLTAAMCLENFSSQIVEKHNKPEVEVRASRELLMTPILISRNDKEKVLIESSINSMRISIAVKQADDLEKILCHNFTRFMTMRAEHFVILRRKPVEGYDISFLITNMHVEQMYKHKIVDFVIHFMEEIDREISEMKLSMNARARICAEEFLKRF